CCATCAATCTAATAGGACCGCACATGTAAAGTTCAGTACCTGTAGCTAAGTCACTCGTTAGATTATTTAGATCTATGTATTGGTCATAGGAGTCAAAATAGAATTTTACTCGTTCGCCATGCCCTTCCTTTAAATCTTCATAAAAAGCCATTGCCTTTGGGCTTCTTGCGCAATAATGTATTTCATAATTCGCTTCTAAATTACGGAGTACGTTAGCCATATTGACAATCGGCGTAATACCTATACCTCCAGCAACAAGCAGATATTTTGGCGCTCCGATCCGAAGTGGGAAGTCTTGCAAAGGCTCTGTGATTTTCATAGTTTGACCAGGTTCAAGTGAGTGCATAAATAATGAACCACCTCTTGAATTACGCGTTTTTAGCACAGCGATGTCAAGTTCAGTACCTTTTTTATTGGTCTCAGCTATTGAATAAGATCGAATATCTGCAGTGTTATTACTTCCCGTCGCAACTTTAATATGACTCCCTGCCGGTGCACTAATCACATGTGAAACCTGCAACCTTATTCGCTTAATATCCTCTGCTATCAGCGATGTATCAACGATTTCAGCTTGAATCCATTTTTCATTTCTATTAGCTACCATTGACCTCATCCTTATTTAGGAAATGTTGTTTCAATATCAATTCGCCCCTCTGCTTCCAAAGCTTTTTCCAATATGTGCCTGACCCACATTCCGCCGGCATCAATGTTGAGACTGTAAAACTCATGGCTAGGATTGGCATCAATCGCTTCTTGCTGTGCTTTAAGCATCATTTCGTCTTCACCGAATACCCCATGCACTCCGTTCCTGAGCCTGGTGGTTATCGACTGTTCGTCTAGATTCCAGTTTCTTGTGAAGGCCCAGAAGTAATGTGATGATCTGTCCGTTTCTGGACTAATAGTGTTCATTACGTATCCATTTACCCCATAATCTCGGCATCCTTCTGGCGCTCCGGTGCCTGCTTTGGCGACCCCTACGTCGATACAAATTGTGGACGGATAGTAATAATGGATTATCTGCCATCTATCAACATTCCCCTGGAAATCGGGATATTTATCGGCCATGTTCTTCTGCCAAAATGGCGGAGCCTCCGTATCCAATATCCACCGGCTTAGAGTTACCGAGTTTTCGGTATGGGTTACTTCAAAGTCCGATTCACTCAACTCCGCCTGTCCTATCGATGAACTATGCACAAATTCCTCGTGGGTCAGGTCCATGAGGTTATCCAGTATTAATTGGTAATTACACTTGGCATATATTGTCTCCCCATCCCCAGCCCAGTACTTATCCTTCATCTGCTTCATGTCCGGGATTTTTCCTGGATCTGCTAATGCGGCTTCTCCGAGCCATACCCACACAAATCGATGTCGTTCTACTACTGGATATGACGAGACAGAAGCGGACGGATTTAGAGTCTCTTGGGCGGGCATCTTCATGCAACGACCTGCCGAGTTATATTCCAATCCGTGGTAGGGACATTGAATACCGTCTTTCCCAACCAATTTTCCTTTGGATAGTGGGGCTAGTCTGTGCCAGCATGCGTCTGCAAGTGCAACTGGCCTTCCCTCTTTTGTCCTATAGAGAGCGAGAGGAGTGTTAGCGATAGTTCTTGCCAAAGGTTCAGTGTTGGTGACTTCATAATCCCACGCAGCCACATACCACCCATTAAGTGGATGAGGCAGGATCTTCGCAGCTTTAGAGCGTTGAGAACGGGTATGTTGAGGCATAGAATTTGATCCTCCATATTGGGTCGTACACTATCTCACTTCATAGTTATTTGAAGTGATGTACGACACAATACAGAACTCCTCTCCCTTTTGAAAGTTTTTGATAGAAAATATTTTCCGGCACCAGAAAGGAAAGCGATGAGCCTCAGAAATTCCCTGCTAGCTCTTTTAGCTTCCGGCCCCTTGACAGGTTATGACGCCTCCAAGCATTTCAGTGATTCGGTAGTCAACGTTTGGCATGCTTCAGATTCTCAGATTTACCCAGAACTACGTCGAATGGAAGCAGAA
This genomic interval from Corynebacterium poyangense contains the following:
- a CDS encoding PDR/VanB family oxidoreductase, which encodes MVANRNEKWIQAEIVDTSLIAEDIKRIRLQVSHVISAPAGSHIKVATGSNNTADIRSYSIAETNKKGTELDIAVLKTRNSRGGSLFMHSLEPGQTMKITEPLQDFPLRIGAPKYLLVAGGIGITPIVNMANVLRNLEANYEIHYCARSPKAMAFYEDLKEGHGERVKFYFDSYDQYIDLNNLTSDLATGTELYMCGPIRLMEAIKRSWLENGNDPTNLRYETFGNSGWFEAQQFYAHIPRLNKSISVGENETLLDALQREGIDMVYDCQRGECGLCQVDILEVDGEIDHRDVFLSESQKKINKKMCSCVSRAVKSDSISKARIVLDVS
- a CDS encoding aromatic ring-hydroxylating dioxygenase subunit alpha, which translates into the protein MPQHTRSQRSKAAKILPHPLNGWYVAAWDYEVTNTEPLARTIANTPLALYRTKEGRPVALADACWHRLAPLSKGKLVGKDGIQCPYHGLEYNSAGRCMKMPAQETLNPSASVSSYPVVERHRFVWVWLGEAALADPGKIPDMKQMKDKYWAGDGETIYAKCNYQLILDNLMDLTHEEFVHSSSIGQAELSESDFEVTHTENSVTLSRWILDTEAPPFWQKNMADKYPDFQGNVDRWQIIHYYYPSTICIDVGVAKAGTGAPEGCRDYGVNGYVMNTISPETDRSSHYFWAFTRNWNLDEQSITTRLRNGVHGVFGEDEMMLKAQQEAIDANPSHEFYSLNIDAGGMWVRHILEKALEAEGRIDIETTFPK